GTGGATAACGATGAACCCGTTATCCACCGCACTCCCCTCTTCCCACAAGCTCCACAGCCACTCAGCCAGTTTTGAAATAAATCACCCCAAAAACCCAAAACCATCTTTGCTCAGACTCATTCTTGTATTAGAAACGACTCCATGCCAAACACACCTGTCAATAGCACCTTTGGATCCAGCCCGAGCCCTCCCACTTTGCTGGGGCAGGTACGCGCCCGCATCCGCGTTAAGCACTACAGTATTAGAACCGAAGTGGCCTACGTTGACTGGATTCGCCGCTTTGTTCTTTTCCATAACAAGCGCCACCCTCGGGATCTTGGGGCCGTGGAAGTCGAAGCATTCTTGACGTACTTGGCTGACAAGCGGCGGGTGTCCGCCTCAACGCAGAATCAAGCCAAGAGCGCCTTGTTATTCCTGTATCGCGAAGTGCTTGATGTGGAACTGCCTTGGTTGGACGGGGTAACTTCGGCCAAGAAATCACAGCGCTTACCAGTGGTACTTACCCCAGCGGAAGTCAGCTCGCTACTTGGCCGCCTAAGAGGGAGCCCGGCACTCATCGTGAAACTGCTCTATGGAACCGGCTTACGTATCATGGAGGCGCTGAGGCTACGGGTCAAAGACTTGGACTTTGAGCGCTTGGAAATTTTGGTACGCGATGGAAAAGGAGCGAAAGACCGGGTCACCATGATGCCGGCGAACTTGGCGGAGCCGTTGAAGCTTCACCTCACGCGAGTCAAGGAGTTGCACCAGGAAGATCTCGCCGCCGGATTTGGGGACGTATTTCTACCCTACGCGCTTGCCAGAAAGTACCCTAACGCAGGAAAAGAATGGTATTGGCAGTACTCCTTCCCTTCGGCCAGGTTATCCATTGACCCTCGGTCGGGCGTGAAACGCCGGCATCATGCGGACGAGAAACCGATTCAACGGGCAATGCAGCAAGCTCTGAGGGAATCCGGGATTAACAAGCCGGCTACCCCGCACACGCTTCGGCATTCGTTCGCAACTCACCTACTTCAATCCGGCTACGACATCAGGACGGCGCAAGAACTCTTGGGCCATAGCGATATGAGTACCACGATGATATACACCCACGTCCTCAATCGCGGCGGTAAAGGGGTGCTCAGTCCTCTGGACAGGCTCTAAGGGACAAAAGGGTTAGAGGAATTGCGCGGCCAAGGCACCCGGGCCGTCCTTGGGCGGTTCGACAAGCTCACCGCGAACGGCAATCTGAACAGCAGTACCACGCCACGCTCCCACCGCGAACGGCAATCTAATCAGCCTCACCACCTCGTTCTTGCTGCGCCGCGTTATTTCCCGGTTACCATTCGCCTTTTTTGGGCGAACTTCGCCTCGTCAAGGGTCTACCGTGAAATCCATTCGCAGCTTACTTGTCGCCAACCGTTCCGAGATCGCCATCCGCGTTATGCGTGCCGCCGCGGAAATGGGTATTCGCACGGTGGCGATTTTTTCCAACGAAGACCGGTTCGCGTTGCACCGCTTCAAGGCCGATGAGAGTTACCTTGTGGGTGCGGGAAAGAAACCTATCCATGCCTATCTGGATATCGGTGACATCGTGCGCATCGCACGTGAGGCGAAGGTGGATGCCATTCATCCGGGTTACGGATTTCTCTCGGAGAATCCGGATTTCGCCGAGGCCTGCGCCAAGGCGGGGATTACGTTCATCGGCCCCAAGCCGCAGGTGATGCGCCTGCTGGGGAACAAGGTCGCCGCGCGCGAACTGGCGCAGAAGGTAGGCGTGGCCGTGGTACCGGCCACCGCTGCGCTGCCCCACGACATCGAGGAAGCCAAGCGCATGGCGGTTCCGTTGGGTTACCCCTTCATGCTGAAGGCGAGCTGGGGCGGGGGCGGGCGCGGCATGCGGGTGATCGAAACCGAGGCGGATCTAACGGCAAACCTTGAGGTTGCCCGCCGCGAAGCGCTCGCCGCCTTCGGCAATGCCGAGATGTATCTGGAGAAGCTGGTGCGGCGCGCACGCCACGTGGAGGTGCAGGTGATGGGCGATGCCCATGGGCAGATCGTGCATTTGTTCGAGCGCGATTGCACGGTGCAGAGGCGCAACCAAAAAGTGGTGGAGCGCGCACCGGCCCCGTACTTGAACGATGCGCAGCGCGCGGCGCTGTGCGAGTCCGCCCTCAAGCTCGCGCGCGCGGCGCATTACACGCATGCGGGCACGGTGGAATTTCTCATGGACGCGGATACGGGCTTGGTGTATTTCATCGAGGTGAATCCGCGCATTCAGGTGGAACACACGGTCACCGAGGAGGTCACCGGCGTGGATATCGTGAAGGCGCAAATCCGCATCAGCGAGGGCGCGCGCATCGGCGACGCGGATTCCTTCGTTCCCAGGCAGGAGGACGTGCGCCTGAATGGCCACGCCTTGCAATGCCGGGTGACGACGGAGGATCCGGAGAACAGCTTCATGCCGGATTACGGACGATTGTCCGCTTACCGCAGCGCGGCTGGCTTCGGCATTCGGCTGGATGCCGGCACGGCATACGGCGGCGCGGTGATCACGCCTTTCTACGATTCGCTGCTGGTGAAGGTCACCTCCTGGGGGCATACGAAGGAAGAGGCCATCGCGCGCATGGACCGGGCGCTGCGCGAGTTTCGCATCCGGGGACTGTCCAGCAACCTGCAGTTCCTGGAGAACGTGATCGGCCACGAGCAGTTCGCCTCCGGCGAATGCATCACGCGCTTCATCGATGAAACACCGGAGTTGTTCCGCTTCACCAAGCGCCGCGACCGCGCCACCAAGTTACTGCGCTTCATCGGCGAGATCGCGGTGAACGGCAACCCGGAAATGAAGCGGCGAGGCGCCAGCGATGCGCGGCCGGAGCCCGCCCCCTTGCCGCGCATTGACATGACGCAAGAGCCGCCCGCGGGCACGCGCGATAAGCTCAAGGAGCTGGGGCCCGAGAAATTCGCGGAATGGATGAAGGCACACAAGCGAGTGCTGCTCACGGACACGACTCTACGCGACGCGCACCAATCGCTGTTCGCCACCCGCATGCGCACGCGCGACATGCTGCCCATCGCGCCCTACTACGCGCGCATGCTGCCGGAGCTGTTTTCCTTGGAGTGCTGGGGCGGCGCCACCTTCGACGTGGCCTTGCGCTTCTTGAAGGAAGACCCTTGGGACCGCCTGGTGAAATTGCGCGCGGCGGTACCGAACATTTTGCTCCAGATGTTGTTGCGTGCCTCCAATGCCGTGGGTTACACCAACTATCCCGACAACGTGGTGCGCTACTTCGTGCAACAGGCGGCCAAGAACGGCGTGGATGTCTTCCGCGTTTTCGACTCCTTGAACTGGGTGGAGAACATGCGCGTGGCCATGGACGCCGTGCGCGAAGCCGGCGGCTTGTGCGAAGCGGCGGTATGCTACACGAGCGATGTGTTCGATTCCGCGCGCCCCAAATACGACTTGAAGTATTACGTCTCCATGGCGAAGGAACTGGAAAAGGCAGGCGCCCACGTGCTGGGCATCAAGGACATGGCCGGTGTGTGCCGGCCGCGCGCGGCGGCAGCTTTGGTGAAGGCGCTGAAGGAGGAAGTTGGCCTACCCATTCACTTCCACACCCACGACACCAGCGGCATCGGGGCCGCGAGCGTGCTGGCCGCCATAGATGCCGGCTGCGACGCCGTGGATGGCGCGCTCGATTCCATGAGCGGGCTCACCTCCCAGCCTAATCTGGGTTCCATCGTGGCGGCGCTGCAAGGTAGCGAGCGCGACGCGGGCTTGGATCTGGATGCGATGAAATCCCTTTCGCGCTATTGGGAGAGTGTGCGCCGCTATTACGCGCCCTTCGAGGCTGACATGCGCGCGGGCACTTCGGATGTGTATCTGCACGAAATGCCCGGCGGGCAATACACCAACTTGCGCGAACAGGCACGCGCCATGGGCCTGGACCACCGCTGGCCAGAAGTAGCGAAGGCTTACGCGCAAGTGAATCTTTTGTTTGGCGACATCGTAAAGGTCACGCCCACCTCGAAAGTCGTGGGCGATTTAGCGCTGTTCATGGTGGCCAATGATTTATCGCCGGAGGATGTGCGCGACCCCAACCGCGAAATCGCTTTTCCAGAATCCGTGGTGTCCATGATGCGCGGCGAGTTGGGATTTCCGCCAGATGGATTCCCCAGGGACATCACGCACAAAGTGCTCAAGGGTGCCGCGCCCATCGCCGGGCGCGCCGGCGCGCATCTGCCACCCGCGGATCTGGAGGCGGTTCGTAGCGAGGCAGAACACGCCGTGGGACGCAAGGTGAACGACACGGACCTCGCCTCCTATCTCATGTACCCAAAGGTGTTTCGCGAGTTCGCCGAGCACCACCGCAAATACGACGATGTCTCGGTGTTGCCAACGCCCACCTTCTTCAACGGCATGGCCGATGGCGAAGACGCCGGCATCGAGATCGACCGCGGCAAGACGCTCATGATTCGATTGCAAGGCCGCTCCGGCGTGGACGAGGAAGGCCATGTGCGGCTGTTCTTCGAATTGAATGGCCAAGGCCGGCCCCTACGCATTCCGAAGACGGGCGTGGCGGCGGTGCACAAGCCGCGCGCCAAGGCCGAGGATTCCAATTCAGCGCACATGGGCGCGCCCATGCCCGGCAACGTCGTCACCGTGGCGGTGAAGGCGGGCCAACCGGTGAAAAAAGGCGATCCGCTCGTGTCCATCGAAGCCATGAAGATGGAAAGTATCATTCGCGCCGAACGCGACGCCACCGTCAAGGCCGTGCACGCCAAGCCGGGCGATGTGGTGGCGGCTAAGGACTTGCTTGTGGAGCTGGCCTAGCCCGCATCTGCCGGCGAGCCCGAGGGCTTCGACTGCGCTCAGCCCGAACGGTTAGACAATCCTACATCCCACGAGGAGCATGAGTTCATGGCCAGCAGCCTGCTAGCGCTGATAGACGACATCGCCACCATTCTGGACGATGTGGCAATCCTCACCAAGGTGGCGGCCAAGAAGACCAGTGGCGTACTGGGGGATGATCTCGCGCTCAACGCGCAGCAAGTGGCGGGCGTGCATGCCGACCGCGAGCTGCCCGTGGTGTGGGCGGTGGCCAAAGGCTCCTTCAAGAACAAGCTCATTCTCGTGCCGGCCGCTCTCGCCATCAGTGCACTCGCGCCCTGGGCGGTGCCGCCGCTGCTGATGATAGGTGGCGCGTTCTTGTGCTACGAAGGCGCGGAGAAACTGGCGCACAAGCTCTTGCACAGCAAGAAAGAAGACGATCACGCCCACGCCGCGCTGGTTCTCGCGGTGGCAGACCCGAAGGTTGATATGGTTGCCCTGGAGAAAGACAAGATTCGCGGCGCCGTGCGAACCGATTTCGTGCTCTCGGCGGAAATCATCGCCATCACCTTGGGCACCGTGGCGAGCGCATCCTTCGGCACGCGAGTGGCGGTGCTTTCGGGAATCGCCCTTATCATGACGGTGGGCGTCTACGGTCTCGTGTCGGGCATCGTGAAGCTGGACGATGCCGGGCTTTACCTTAGCCAGAGAGGCCATGCGATTCAGACCGCGTTGGGCAAGCTGATCCTGCGCACCGCGCCTTATTTGATGAAAACGCTTTCGGTGGCGGGCACCGCCGCCATGTTTCTAGTGGGCGGGGGCATCCTCACGCACGGCATTCCGGCTTTGCATCATCTGATCGAAGATCTTAGCGTGCGCGTGAGCACTCTCCCCGGCGCTGGGGGATTTTTAGGCGCGCTCGCGCCCCATGTGCTCGATGCGCTGGCGGGAATCATCGCGGGCGCCATCGCGCTGGCGTTTGTGAGCGCGGGCGCGCGGTTAATGGGACGAGTCAAATCGCACCCGCCCGTTAAACCTCTAGGTTAGAGCAAAGACATACCAAGTTTCGCCGCGCTCTTGTCGAAAGTAACGATCCGCTCACAGCCGGCTTCCAGCGCCAATTCCGTGATAATCGCGTCAGCGAGGTCGCCACTTCCGTCTCCGGGCTTTGCCAAGGTATTGGACACACAAGGCCGGCGCTCCACGGAGAACTGCCTGATATCGAGCAAATCGCGGACTGTTTCAATCAGATCCTTGGAAGTAGCGCCGTAGAGCCGTTTAAGAACCCAGCACGTTTCGACCAAGACCACCAGACTGATATAGCCGGGCTCGCGCTCGTTAAGCTCGCTCTCGATGAGGCGAACCGCCCGCGCGGATTGAATCGCATCGTCTTGCGCAAGATAGCGCACCAATACGTTGGAATCGAGCCCGGTCAAGGGAATCTTCGCAACGTGATCACTTTGCCCGGCGGCGCGCCGGACCGGTACTTCTAACTAACCGCTCAGCGGCTTCCGCCTCGATAGCGCCATCCATGTCCTGCACACTAATCCGCCGAACGGCGCGGCCGGCAAAACGGCCTCTTAGAACCGTGACATCCTTACGCAGCTGGATCATTTTGAAACCCCCGCTTTCATCCGCGACAAAATCCACCTTATCGCCGGAATGCAGACCGAGTTGTTCCCGTACGGCTTGAGGGACCGTAATTTGGCCTTTACTGGTAAGCGTTGCCGTGGGCATCTAGTTCCTTACGAAGAGTAAGGAATGCTATCAATGCCTACACTTCAAGTCAAACACGCGGCAGCGCTCCTTCCGTGGGTCTACCCTGAAAGCGCAAACCCCTCGTACCCCGCCGCCACCACTTCCTTGCACTTTTTCTGGTAGGCGGGAAATCCTCCGATGTAAGGCATGAACACGCGCTGCTTGCCTGGAATGTTGGCGCCGATGTACCACGAGTTGCAAGCCGAGCGCAGATGAGCGTCTGCCACTTCGTTGACGTGGTTCACCCACTGGTCTTCGGCCTCGCGCACAGGCTCAATGAGCGCAATGCCCTTCTCCCGCATGTGGCGCAAACACTCGGTCACCCAATCCACGTGTTGCTCGATGGAAGGAATCATGTTGGTGAACACCGACGGGCTTCCTGGGCCTGTGATGGTGAAGAAGTTCGGAAAACCTTCCGTGGAGAGGCCAAGATAATTTCTCGGTCCGGCCCGCCACTTCTCCTTCAAGCTCTTGCCGCCGCGCCCGCGAATATCGATGCTGGTAAGCGCGCCGGTCATGGCGTCGAAGCCCGTGGCGAGAACGAGTGCGTCGATGGCGTACTCGCGACCCAGGGCCTTGACCGCATGCGGCGTGATCGCTTCGATCGGTGAAGCGCTGATGTCCACCAGCGTGACGTTCGGGCGGTTGAAAGTGGCGAAGTAGCCCGTGTCCACGCACAGGCGCTTGCAACCAATCACGTAGCGAGGCATGAGCGCCTCGGCCACCTGGGGATCGCGCACGATCTCGCGAATCTTGCCGCGCACGAAATCCGCGGCGGTGGCGTTGGCTTCGGGTTCGAACATGAGATCGGCGTAGGCGCCCATGAAGGACACGCCGCCGTGGGCCCAGCGCTCCTCGAACTCCCTGCGCCTATCCTCCGCCGTGGTTTGCAAGGCACGCGCGGAGTTGAAGCGGAAGGACCACACGCCGTTGGGGCTTTGCTTGCCCTCGTCGCGCAACCGCTTGTAGTTCATCTTCACTTGCCGCCGGACCTCGGGATCCAAGGGCGCGTTGTGAGCGGGCACGGAATAGTTTGGCGTGCGCTGAAAGACGTAGAGATGCGCGGCCTGCTCGGCGATGATGGGAATGGCTTGGATGGCCGATGAACCCGTGCCGACGATGCCCACCCGCTGGCCGGTGAAACTCACATCCTCGTGGGGCCACCGGCCTGTGTGATAAGTGTGGCCGGCAAAGCTATCCAGCCCCGCTAGCTTGGGCGTATTGGCCGAGGACAGGCAGCCCGTGGCCATGATGCAAAAGCGCGCGCTCGCGCGGGTGCGATCCGAAGTTTCCAAACTCCAGCGCCTGCCTTGCTCATCGAACACGGCGGATTCGATACGTGTTTCGAATTGGATGTCGCGCCGCAGATCGAAGCGGTCCGCCACGTAGTTGGCGTAGCGCAAAATCTCGGGTTGCGTGGCGTAACGCTCGGACCAATCCCATTCCTGCTGGAGGTCGCCGGAGAACTGGAAGGAGTACTCCATGCTCTCGATGTCGCAGCGCGCGCCAGGATAGCGGTTCCAATACCAGGTGCCCCCTACTCCACTGCCCGCCTCGAACACCCGCACCCGGAATCCCAGGCCGCGCAAACGGTGCAGCATGTACATGCCGGCGAAGCCGGCGCCGACGATCACCGCATCGAGTTCGGCGTCCGAGGATGATTTGTGCTGTGAGCCGGACATACAAATCCCTTCAGGGTTGCGCAAATTGCAAAGACGGTATATTGCCATGGGCCGGGCATGGGGCTGGCGGCGGCGAGCGCTTACAATGCCCCACTCATCATAATGTCTCCCCGCCCGGGCGGGGAGCACGACGCTCCCTTCTCCCCACGGGAGAAGGGATGGGGATGAGGGAAGAGTTACAAGTAAATAGCTTCATAGCCACGACGCGAGAGAGGAACAAGACCCATGACCACCACGACGCACACCGCCTATACGCGCCGGGCGCGTTACTTCGATTCAGGCAACGCCTTTAACATCGTCTACTCCGATGTGCCCGCTGCCACCTTCACGGCCGAGCGCGATGACGCACTTAACTCGGCCACCGGCACACGCATCATTGCCTGCGACCAGAGCGCGGCCATGGGGCTCGATTTTCCGGCCACATCGCCCCTGGTCTTGGCGTCCTATGCGCGCATCCGTGCGCGCGATGCACTGGCGCTCAACCCTTGCGCCAGTACGGTGCTGGCCTATGTGATCGAGGGGTCAGGCCAGGTCACGCAGGGGAATGACGTTATCGGCTGGAGCCGGGGCGATGTCTTCTCGCTCCCCGGAGGGCGCGCCTTTGAACTGACCAGCGCCGAGCGCGACAGCGTGTTGTGGATTGTCACCAATGAACCGGAACTCGCCTTCGAGCGCGTAATACCTCCCCCGTCCGAGAATGCGCTGGTGGAAGCGGCGCACTTTCCCGCAGCCACCATCACGGAAGAACTCAGCCTCGCGCGCGCCAAACTGAGCGGGCAACCGGTGGCGGGTCTCGCGGTCGTGTTCTCGTCGGAGCGCTTGGAGGGCCGTCGCAACATATCCCCTACCCTCACGCTGGCCATGAACCAATTGGCCCCGCGCAGCATTCAATCCGCCCATAGTCATAACTCGGTGGCGGTATCGCTCGCCATTGAGGGAGACCGCTGCTACTCGAAAGTAAACGGTACCGCCAAGAGCTGGTCGCCCTACATCACCATGGTGACTCCGCCCACCAGCGTGCATTCCCACCACAATGACAGCGACGCGCTGGCGCATTGGTTGATCGTGCAAGACGGCGGCATCCACTATCACTGCCGCACCATGGGCTTTCGTTTCGAGGAACCGGTTCACCGATGATCAAAGCCGGTTACACCGCCGCCCTGCCCCATGGCATCCGCTCGCGCTTCGTGGACAACCGCAACGGCTTGAACATGCATGTCTTGGAGGCTGGCGCAGAAGGCAGTCCGTGCGTGTTGCTCCTGCATGGATTTCCGGAGCTGGCCTACAGTTGGCGCAACGTGATGCTGCCCCTCGCGCAAGCCGGCTATCACGTGATCGCGCCCGACCAACGCGGATACGGCCGCACCACGGGCTGGGACGCCAGTTACGACGGCGATCTGGGCTCTTTTCGCATGCTCAACATCGTGCGCGACACGCTGGGCCTGCTGTTCGCGGTGGGGAAGCGCAGCGCGGCGGCCGTGGTGGGCCACGACTTCGGCTCTCCCGTGGCGGCGTGGTGTGCGCTGTTGCGGCCAGACATCTTTCGCTCCGTGGTGATGATGAGCGCGCCTTTCGGAGGGCCGCCGCCCATTGCGTTCAACCCCGCCAACGAACCTTATCGAGAGAAATCCGCCGCGAGCAATTTTCATGAGGATCTGGCCGCGCTCGAGCGCCCGCGCAAGCACTACCATTGGTATTACTCCACGCGCGAGGCCAATGACAACATGTGGCACGCGCCCCAAGGCCTGCATGCCTTTCTGCGAGCCTATTACCACTACAAGAGCGCGGATTGGAAGGGTAACCTGCCCTTCCCGCTCAAAGCGTGGTCCGCAACGGAATTGGCGAAGCTGCCCACTTACTACATCATGGACCGTGACTTAGGCATGGCGCAGAGCGTCGCGCCGGAAATGCCTTCCGCCGCGCAAATCGCCGCCTGCAAGTGGCTGCCGGAGGACGCGCTCGCCGTCTACACCGCGGAATATGAGCGCAACGGATTTCAAGGCGGCTTGCAGTGGTACCGCTGCCGCACCACCGGAAAATTCAACGCCGAGATGGAGATCCATGCCGGGCGCCGCATCGATGTCCCGTCATGCTTCATCGTAGGCAAGAGCGACTGGGGCGTGTTTCAGAAACCCGGAGATTTCGAGGCCATGCAAAACAAAGCGTGCACAAACATGGTGGGCTGCCATCTCGTAGAAGGCGCGGGGCACTGGGTGCAGCAGGAACAACCGGAGAAAGTGAGCGGTCTATTGGTGGAGTTTCTGCGTAGTCAAACCTAACACGTGAAAAACATTCACCACAGAGGCACAGAGAAAGACAAAACCATTTGCCGTGACGAATTTGGTTTCCTTTGTGCCTCTGTGGTGAAATCTTCTAATTTATCCTTCGCCACCAGTGTCCGCATTGCGATTCGACAATAGCTTTGTACGCGAGCTTCTCGCCGATCCCGAGATAGGACCGAGGCGCCGGCAAGTGCATGGCGCCCTTTACTCGCGCGTCGATCCTACTCCTGTGGCGGCCCCACGGCTCATCGCCTACTCGCCGGAGGTGGCGGCGATGCTGGGCATGGATTCCAGCATGCTCGCTTCGCTCGAGTTCGCGAAAATTTTCGGCGGCAATGCATTGATGGAGGGGATGGAGCCCTACGCCGCCAATTACGGCGGTCATCAGTTCGGCCATTGGGCGGGACAGTTGGGCGATGGCCGGGCCATCACCCTGGGCGAAACCCTCAACAGCGCCGGCGAGCGCTGGGAGTTGCAACTCAAGGGGGCAGGCTTGACGCCCTACTCGCGCACGGCCGACGGCCGCGCCGTGTTGCGTTCCTCCATCCGCGAGTTTCTCTGCAGCGAGGCCATGCATCACCTTGGCGTGCCCACCACGCGCGCGCTCAGCCTGGTGGCCACGGGCGAGGATGTCATCCGGGACATGTTCTACGATGGCCGCGCCAGACCGGAGCCGGGAGCCATCGTGTGCCGGGTGGCGCCGTCCTTCATTCGCTTTGGCAACTTCGAACTTCCGGCGTCTCGCGAGGATGTGGCGCTGCTCGGCCGGCTGGTCGAGTTCACCATCCGCCGCGACTTTCCGGAGTTGGGGAAGAAAGGCGAAACCATCGAGAACGTTCGGGCAGAATGGTTCGCTCAGGTCTGCGAGCGCACGGCACGGCTGATGGCACATTGGATGCGCGTGGGTTTCGTTCACGGCGTGATGAACACGGACAATCTCTCCATCCTGGGACTCACCATCGATTACGGTCCCTACGGCTGGATCGATGACTTCGATCTCGACTGGACGCCCAACACCACGGACGCGCAAAACCGCCGCTACCGCTTCGGCCAGCAACCGCAAATCGCCTATTGGAATCTCACGCGGCTCGCGAGCGCCCTGGCGCCCGCCTTCGGCGACGCCGATTCGCTTCACGCCGGGCTGGAGCGTTATGTGGCGGCCTTCGACGCCGCCGACCGCGAACACACGGGGGCGAAACTTGGCTTGGCACAATGCACGGACGAGGACACCGAACTGATGCGCGCGCTGCAAGCTTTGCTGCAAAAGGCCGAGGTGGACATGACGATCTTTTTTCGCGTGCTGAGTGACGTGAACCTCGATGCGCCTACCCTCACGCCGCTGCATGAAGCGTTTTACGATGCCGAAAAGCAACGCCAAGCCGAGCCGGAGTTCAACGAGTGGCTGGCACGCTACGCCGCCCGCGCGCGCCGCGATGGCCTACCGCCCGCGCAGCGGCGTGCCGGCATGCACGCGGTCAATCCGCGCTACGTGCTGCGCAACTATCTCGCGCAACAAGCCATCGACCGCGCGGAGCAAGGCGACTATTCCGGCATTCACGAATTGCTCGATGTACTACGCCATCCCTACGACGACCAACCCGGCAAGGAACGGTTCGCGCAGCGCCGGCCCGACTGGGCCCGTGACCGGGCCGGATGCTCGATGTTATCGTGTAGTTCCTAAGTCGGCATAGCCGGTACCAAGGTGAAATTCGATTTCAACGAAGAAAAAGTCACTATTTCGAGCCGCAGATCGCAGTCCGCCGTCGGTAGAATACGGACGAAGGAAGAAGAAAGGTAGATCGTTTTTCTGCGTGCTCGCAGGGCGTTTTGCGCTTTCGCTGCCATAGGCACTTTCACGTTTGCAAGAGAAAGTCGCCGGGGGCAGCCCGGCCGCTGGTGACTTTCTCTTGCGCGGCCAAAAGAAAGTCACCAAAGAAAAGGCCGCCCACTGAACCGCCCCTTGCGGGGTACCCTGCGTTACTCGAAGCGATGGGCGCCTGCGGAACTAGTCCGCGCATGAAGCGCGCGGCCGTCGGACAGTCATCGGCGAAAGCCCCCATCGCTCCTGCGTTACTCGGCGGTTCAGGAGGGGGAGATAAACAACAACATCCAACCCCAAACTTTCAAAAACCAAGAACCACACCGCAACAGGTTCGCACCCCACCGCCGGGATTAGCGACTACAATCTTTCTTGTAGTCACTCCACTATTTCTTGAGCGGGACTCTTTTATTGCTGCTTTTCCATTTCTTTGCTGGGACTGAAGTCTTGGCTTCTACGGATTTCTTTTGGGTGGGAGGTGTCCTTTTACCCTTTGCTCTGAGGCTATTGATTTCTTGGACTGTACTTAGTGGGGTGATTTGTTTTTTCTTTATCCAAGCAGAGACATTTTCATCTTGCTTAAGAGCTCGAGCTGTTTCATAAATGGCGTCTCGGGGTCCGAAGCATAGACTTTGAGACTGGTCCCTACCTTGCCGCCAAATGGCTCCCTTTTACTCCGCCATTTACAAATGTCGCTGGCCTTCTTCTACTTCTACGTAAAGGAGGTGTACCCAATGCGCGAGATCGCGCGCGAAGCGATCTCGCCGCCCCCGGCACCGGCGCCGCCATCCAAATAGACTTGGCATAAGGGGTGAGGCTTGGGATGTTGCGCGTCTGATCCGGCTACTTCCCCCAGCGCAACGCCAGGGGAGTGGCCTCTCGCGCCAACTCCAGCAAGCCCGCGCGCGTAGCTGGATGAAGCGCTTCCAGGGGATGGCGCACGGCGTCGCTCTTGATGACACCGCCTTCCATCATCACCGTCTTGGTGGCGCGTAACCCGCACTGGCGGTTCTCGTAGTTGATGAGCGGCAAGATGCGCGCGTACTGAGCGGCGGCTTCTTGGCGGTTGCCCGCGGCATGGTGTTGCAGCACGGGCTTGATGAGATCGGGCAGCAGAGCACTGGGCATGGTGCCCGTGGCCCCCGCATCCAGATCCGCCATGAGTGTGATGGATTCCTCGCCATCGAAGGGTCCGGTGATGGATTTACCACCAGCCTCTATGAGGCTCCGTAATTTCGC
This window of the Betaproteobacteria bacterium genome carries:
- a CDS encoding alpha/beta fold hydrolase — protein: MIKAGYTAALPHGIRSRFVDNRNGLNMHVLEAGAEGSPCVLLLHGFPELAYSWRNVMLPLAQAGYHVIAPDQRGYGRTTGWDASYDGDLGSFRMLNIVRDTLGLLFAVGKRSAAAVVGHDFGSPVAAWCALLRPDIFRSVVMMSAPFGGPPPIAFNPANEPYREKSAASNFHEDLAALERPRKHYHWYYSTREANDNMWHAPQGLHAFLRAYYHYKSADWKGNLPFPLKAWSATELAKLPTYYIMDRDLGMAQSVAPEMPSAAQIAACKWLPEDALAVYTAEYERNGFQGGLQWYRCRTTGKFNAEMEIHAGRRIDVPSCFIVGKSDWGVFQKPGDFEAMQNKACTNMVGCHLVEGAGHWVQQEQPEKVSGLLVEFLRSQT
- a CDS encoding YdiU family protein, translating into MSALRFDNSFVRELLADPEIGPRRRQVHGALYSRVDPTPVAAPRLIAYSPEVAAMLGMDSSMLASLEFAKIFGGNALMEGMEPYAANYGGHQFGHWAGQLGDGRAITLGETLNSAGERWELQLKGAGLTPYSRTADGRAVLRSSIREFLCSEAMHHLGVPTTRALSLVATGEDVIRDMFYDGRARPEPGAIVCRVAPSFIRFGNFELPASREDVALLGRLVEFTIRRDFPELGKKGETIENVRAEWFAQVCERTARLMAHWMRVGFVHGVMNTDNLSILGLTIDYGPYGWIDDFDLDWTPNTTDAQNRRYRFGQQPQIAYWNLTRLASALAPAFGDADSLHAGLERYVAAFDAADREHTGAKLGLAQCTDEDTELMRALQALLQKAEVDMTIFFRVLSDVNLDAPTLTPLHEAFYDAEKQRQAEPEFNEWLARYAARARRDGLPPAQRRAGMHAVNPRYVLRNYLAQQAIDRAEQGDYSGIHELLDVLRHPYDDQPGKERFAQRRPDWARDRAGCSMLSCSS
- a CDS encoding NAD(P)/FAD-dependent oxidoreductase; this encodes MSGSQHKSSSDAELDAVIVGAGFAGMYMLHRLRGLGFRVRVFEAGSGVGGTWYWNRYPGARCDIESMEYSFQFSGDLQQEWDWSERYATQPEILRYANYVADRFDLRRDIQFETRIESAVFDEQGRRWSLETSDRTRASARFCIMATGCLSSANTPKLAGLDSFAGHTYHTGRWPHEDVSFTGQRVGIVGTGSSAIQAIPIIAEQAAHLYVFQRTPNYSVPAHNAPLDPEVRRQVKMNYKRLRDEGKQSPNGVWSFRFNSARALQTTAEDRRREFEERWAHGGVSFMGAYADLMFEPEANATAADFVRGKIREIVRDPQVAEALMPRYVIGCKRLCVDTGYFATFNRPNVTLVDISASPIEAITPHAVKALGREYAIDALVLATGFDAMTGALTSIDIRGRGGKSLKEKWRAGPRNYLGLSTEGFPNFFTITGPGSPSVFTNMIPSIEQHVDWVTECLRHMREKGIALIEPVREAEDQWVNHVNEVADAHLRSACNSWYIGANIPGKQRVFMPYIGGFPAYQKKCKEVVAAGYEGFALSG